In Gammaproteobacteria bacterium, the DNA window TGCCTGCGAACTGCGCTACGGCACCCTCAAAAAAGGATCTCCGCGTTTAATCGACAAAGTCGATAAACTCCTGGCGCAAGTCAAAGTATTACCCCTGGATGCGAGAGTCGAGCCGCACTACGCGGAAATTCGCGTCGCCCTGGAAAAAGCGGGACAACCCATTGGGCATAACGATCTGCTCATCGCCGCGCACGCCCGCGCCCTGACGCTTACCCTGGTGACGGATAACTTGAGTGGGTTTTCCCGCGTATCAGGACTTGCTGTCGAGAACTGGCTGATCGCTGATGTCTGAACCGGGTATAATTCCACCTCACCCATCGACGTTCATTCCAGAAGCCGGTGCGTCACCCGTTGCACTGACAGGGGAAACTATCCAGCGTGCCTTCGATCATCGACCGTTATTTGATCCGCGAGATCGGTTTAACCTTGCTGGCAACAGTGCCGGTTCTCTTGCTCATTGTCCTCAGCCATCGCCTGGCCGGCTATCTGAACAAGGCCGCCAGCGGTTTGCTGGCCCGGGATTCCATCTTCCTGCTGCTCAGTCTGCAATTGATCGAGGTGCTGATCTTCCTAATGCCATTGGCGTTCCTGTTGAGCGTCATGCTAGCG includes these proteins:
- a CDS encoding type II toxin-antitoxin system VapC family toxin — protein: MDRPRYLFDTNQLSALIKHPVSRLAERVAALDSEAFCTSVIVACELRYGTLKKGSPRLIDKVDKLLAQVKVLPLDARVEPHYAEIRVALEKAGQPIGHNDLLIAAHARALTLTLVTDNLSGFSRVSGLAVENWLIADV